The nucleotide sequence TCATGCTCCTGCATGACGGTGCGAATGAGGGCGGCTATGGCCGGGAAGGGAATTTGTCGCTGGAGAAATGCCTCAACCGCGATTTCGTTCGCTGCATTGAGGACGGCGGGCATCGTGCCTCCGGTCCGGAGAGCGCGATACGCCAGTTCCAAACAGGGAAACCGCTCCACGTCCGGCGGATGGAATTCCAGCGTCAGCGAGGGCGTAAATGTCAGCCGCGGTAATGGGGTTGGCCGGCGCTCCGGATAGGTGAGTGCATACTGAATCGCGTAGCGCATGTCGGTGACCCCGAGTTGGGCCAGGATGGAACCATCGGTCAACTCGACCATCGAATGAACGATGGATTGCGGGTGGATCAGGATGTCAATCCGTTCGGGCGGAAAGCCAAACAACCAGCGGGCTTCGATCACCTCCAGCCCTTTGTTCATCAGCGTCGCTGAGTCAATGGTGATCTTTCGACCCATCTGCCAGGTCGGATGCTGCAACGCCTGTTCGGGAGTCACATCAGCCAGTTCCTCCGGCGACGTTGTGCGGAACGGCCCACCCGAAGCGGTGAGAATCAACCGAGCGACGTCAGCCCGATCAACCGATCGGAGGCACTGATGAAGGGCATTATGTTCGCTGTCAATCGGCAGCAGCTCAGCTCCCGTTTCAGCAGCTTTTGCCGTCATCAACTCGCCGGCCATCACCAGCGTTTCCTTATTGGCCAAAGCGATGCGCTTTCCCATTTCAATGGCGCGGTAGGTCGGCAAAAGTCCCACTGCGCCCACCGTTGCCACCACAACGATCTCGACATCCGGATGACCGACAATTTCCAAAAGCCCTTCGATACCAGAACCGATCTTCGGGGCAGCGGGAACGCCGGAGGCGGCCAGTTCCTTTTTCAGGAGTTCGACCGAAGCCTCGCTGCCGACCGAGACGATCTGGGGCCCGTATTTCTTTATCTGTCGGGCGAGCAGATCAATGCTCTGACCGGCGGCCAGTCCGACGACCTCATACGTCTTCAGATGCTCGATAACCTCAAGCGCATTACGGCCGATCGAGCCCGTTGAGCCGAGAATTGCCACCCGTTTCACGACACCCTCTCCTTAACGCAAAACGGAATGCAGCCGCTTCAGTCTGCCATTGTCTCACCCTCTGGCGTCCCTGTGCATCGCAATGGCACCGGTCACCTATGATAGAAAAAGTGGAAATACAAGTAAATGATGGGGGCATTGAAAA is from Blastocatellia bacterium and encodes:
- a CDS encoding 1-deoxy-D-xylulose-5-phosphate reductoisomerase; protein product: MKRVAILGSTGSIGRNALEVIEHLKTYEVVGLAAGQSIDLLARQIKKYGPQIVSVGSEASVELLKKELAASGVPAAPKIGSGIEGLLEIVGHPDVEIVVVATVGAVGLLPTYRAIEMGKRIALANKETLVMAGELMTAKAAETGAELLPIDSEHNALHQCLRSVDRADVARLILTASGGPFRTTSPEELADVTPEQALQHPTWQMGRKITIDSATLMNKGLEVIEARWLFGFPPERIDILIHPQSIVHSMVELTDGSILAQLGVTDMRYAIQYALTYPERRPTPLPRLTFTPSLTLEFHPPDVERFPCLELAYRALRTGGTMPAVLNAANEIAVEAFLQRQIPFPAIAALIRTVMQEHEPQPVRSIEQIMEIDAWARRRARAHLPDVAASEARTQDAYR